In the genome of Pseudanabaena mucicola str. Chao 1806, the window TTGTTTTGCCATTTTGATTTATTTCGTAACTACTCAGGCTAAAGATTTAATTCAAGCTAAAGATTTAATAATATTTTCCAAGAAGTAATCAAGGAAGAAGTAGGATTTGAAGAATAAAGCCAGAGCGAATCGTAATCGAGATGAAAGAGAGTCCACCAAAGCAAAGAATCAGTAGAGAAGAGATCCGAGGGATCTATCAACAAGGCGAAGAAGCTGTTATTGCTTTGGTGGAAGGACTATTGCACAAGATAGAGCAACTAGAAGAGCGATTAGAAGTATTAGAAAATCAGGCAAAGAAAGATAGTCAAAACAGTAGCAAACCACCATCAAGTGACGGATTTGGAAAGCGAACAAAAAGCTTGCGAGGAAAAAGTGAACGGCAAAGCGGAGGACAAATTGGGCATGAAGGCAACACCTTAGAGTGGCGAGAAGAAATCGATGAAACCATCGTGCATCGGGTAGACCAGTGCGAAAGTTGCGGAGCCTCGTTAGTAGGCACAGAGATATTAAATTGGGACTTGAGACAAGTGCATGATTTACCACCAATAGTCCTAAAAGTAACAGAACATCAAGCCGAAGTAAAATGCTGTAACCACTGCGGATTATTAAATCGCGGAAAATTTCCAGCCGATGTGAGCAACGTAGTGCAGTATGGATCAGGACTAAAGGGATTAATAGTCTATCTGATGGAGGGACAATTACTGCCAACAGAGAGGGTGCGGGAACTAATCAGCGAAATATTTGACTGCAAACTATCGGAAGGGACAATCTACAACGCAAGAGAATATTGCTATGGGCAATTAGAAACCGTAGAACAGTATCTAAAAGAGGGGATACAAGCTGCCGAAGTAGGACATTTTGACGAAACAGGGATGCGGGTCAAAGGAAAACTGATGTGGTTGCATGTGGCAAGTACATCAGGGTTAACCTACTACTTTATGCATACCAAACGGGGTCAAATAGCTATGGATGCGATGGATATTCTGCCCAACTTTGACGGTATCAGTGTCCATGATGGTTTATCTAGTTATGCCCAATATGATTGTAAACATGCTTTGTGCAATGCACATCATTTACGGGAATTGACGTTTATCGTTGAACGTTACCAACAGCCATGGGCAGAGTTGATGCTCTCGTTATTGGTTGAAATCAAAGACCAGATAGGAGTTGCCAAAACTGATGGACTCAGCGCTTTACCCTCAGAAAAATCAGCAGATTTTGAGCGACGTTATCAGGAACTAATTGACCAAGGACTTAAAGCTAATCCGCCGCCTCCCATAGATCCAGATATCCCACCAAGGAAAGGTCGTCTTAAACAAAGTCCAGCCAAGAACTTACTCGACCGTCTTCAAAAAAATCAATCGGCTGTTTTAGCTTTTATGTATGATTTTCGTGTTCCTTTTGATAACAATCAGGCGGAACGTGATTTACGTATGATGAAACTCAAACAGAAAGTATCTGGCACTTTTCGCTCTCTTGAGGGCGCTCAAATGTTCTGTCGCATTCGTGGCTATATTTCGACTCTCAGAAAGCAAGGTGTTAATGTTCTGGAGTCTCTCAAACAAGTGTTTCTTGGAAACCATTTCTTCCCAAATCTCCAGCCTGAGTAGTTACTTTATTTCAGCGATCGCATCTAAACATAAAATCGCATTCCCTTCCCCCGAAAAGCCTTCATTGAGCTTAACGACCATCCGCTTTAGATCGGGTTGTCTTTGCCACAGTTCAGCAGCAGCGATCGCTAAATCTTCAACTGTCCAAATAAGCTGACTGCCATCAGGATGAGGAATTCCTGTTTCCGCAAATACTTGACGACTGCCACTTTTAGTTCCCAAATACAATAAATCGGGATCGACTGCCCATAGAGGAATATCCAGTTGAGTTGCTAATTCTCTCTCTAAAGGTGTAGAATTGTAGCAAATCATATATGCCTTATCAATGCGTAATGATTGACGAATCCTTCCGATTAATCGTGGACGTTCGAGAATTTTCTGAGATAGTGGCTTCTCGGCGGCATCATAGGTCGTAAGCGTGACTAAGCGTTCTCTTGCATGGGAAAATGGAATCCCTGGAAGTAATTGCAGATAATAATCGATGATGATCGGAGCTAAGGGTTGCGAAGTCAGATAAACTAAGCGATTGCGAGGGTTACGCAGGCGAATTAGCGAAAATAATAAACGCTCTTCGTAGTGATGGCTACCTTCAACTTTTTTTAGTTCCGATGGGTCAAGGGTTAGGGAGGGTACAACGAGAATATCGTAATCACTTTGCTCAAATTGCTCTATATTTTGCCAGCGATCGCGTAGTTGTATCTGTAATTCACGAAAGCGCTGTGTAGATTTTTGCGTAATGAAGCCCATATTTTGACTATTCATGACAACCTCTAGCGACGCAATAGCGGTTTTCATCTGGCATTTATTGTAAATTTTGGTTGGCATTTTATGAATTACGAATAGTTAAGAATGGAATTCACTAAAATAGCGATCTGAGTTCTATTTCGTAAATTTAGCTGACTCAAAATATTGGTAACATGATTTTTTACAGTTTTCGTGGATATATAAAGCTGACTCGCAATTTCTTCATTATTTACCCCTGTAGCGATTAATTTCACGATTTGCTGTTCCCTAGGCGTGAGCTTAACCCAATCAGTTGTGGAAACCTCTACATTTTCGGGAATGCGAGCTATCACCTTACGTCCTAAGTTCAAATCTAAATGCATATAACCGCGATACACTGCCTGAATCGCAAAGGATAATTCCTCAGGTTGTGTATTTTTTAAAATATAGCCCGATGCACCATATTTCAGTGCTTGAGAGATATATTCTTCTGTATCATCAACCGTAAGAATTAATATCTTCGTTTCGGGAAAGCGATCGCCAATTTGTCTAGTTGCCTCCACTCCATCCATGACTGGCATTTGAATATCCATGAGCACCACATCTGGCTTCAGATTTTCTATTTGAGCGATCGCTAATTGTCCATTTTCCGCTTCGCCGACAATCTCCAATGCCGATTCATCACCGAGAGCAATTCGCAAAGCACGACGTATAAAGGAATGATCATCAACAAGTAAAACACGGATTTTCATGGGAGCTACCTATTCAATCAAAGGCTGCTGTGGCATTGACGGTGATCGCATTAGATTCAGATTAGCGTTTTCACTAATCTGAATCAAGTGGCGATAGTCCTAATTTGGCATAGGACTAAAGTACTAAACAAATTCAGGACTTCCGCTTCATGCACTATTTCTAGCTCAACTATAGGATAGAAATGTCGAAATTAGGAGATTCTTCTCATGTCTAAGGTTCTCGTTGTTGAAGATAGTAAGCCACAAAGGGAAATGATTGCTAATTTGCTCCAAAATCACCAATTTGAAGTAGTAACGGCTAATAATGGATTGGAAGCTTTGTCGCAAGCAGAATTAATCCATCCTGATGTTGTAATTTTGGATGTTATTATGCCGACGATGAATGGCTATGAACTCTGTCGGAAATTAAGAGATAATCCTGAAACTTGGGATGTCAACATCATTATCTGTTCAACTAAGTCCACAAGCGCTGATCGCCATTGGGGATTTCGACAAGGTGCAAACGCTTACATTAGCAAACCTTTCTCTCCAGAAGATTTAGTTGATACGGTCAAAGAAATGCTTAAGAGTAAGAAGTTAAGCTAAGTAGCTCAACTTAATTAATACCTAAAACCAGAGTTTGTTCCGTCCACTACGCGGGCAGAACAAACTTCTCGGTTTTTAGTTTACTTATGTCTAGCTACCTAGATCAGAACAAAGCGCTGTAACATAAGAGAAAGTGAGTAGAGAGTTACTAAGTAAACTTAAATTAAAACATAAACCAGAGTTTTGTTCCGCCTGCGTAGCGGGCAGAACAAAACTATCGATTTTTAGTTTACTTATGTCTAGCTACTTAGTTTCTGTAGCTGATATCTTTACCTAAAAACAGCAATTTACGAAAATTGATAGGGAATCAAGTGTCTGAGAATGTATCTATGAACTTGGCAGAGAATTTAACAGAGAATTTAGTAGCGTCGATTCAACGTACTCGCACAGCCGCGATCGCCTTAGCAAAATTACCAACTGCCGCCAAAAATGCTGCACTAGAAATGATCGCCGTCGCCCTAGAGCAAAACTCGGAAACCATTTTGACAGCTAATCAAAAGGATGTCGCAGCCGCAAATGCTGCCCAATTGCCTAGCGCCTTGATTGCCCGTCTTAAGCTCGATCCGAGTAAGCTCAAAAGTATGGTTGCAGGCGTGCGTGATGTGATTCGCCTTGCCGATCCTATTGGCGATCGCCAAATTCATCGCGAATTAGATGCAGGCTTAATTCTGGAACGTCGCTCCTGTCCCTTAGGTGTCATTGGAGTCATTTTTGAAGCGCGTCCCGATGCCGTTACCCAAATTGCGGCTCTTGGTATTAAATCAGGCAATGGCGTAATTCTCAAAGGCGGGAGTGAAGCGGTTAATTCCTGTGAAGCGCTCGCTGCTGTAATGCGAAAAGCTTTAGAGAAGTTATATGCAACAACTGAAGATGCCACCAGTCAAGCAGTATCGCCTCATGTAGTGCAGTTATTAACCACCCGTGATGAAACATTAGCCATTCTCCAGATGGATAAATTAATTGATCTGATTATTCCTAGAGGTTCCAATCAATTTGTTCGATATATCCAAGACAATACAAATATTCCCGTACTTGGTCATGCCGATGGAATTTGTCATTTGTACGTTGATGCATCCGCTGACCTCAATAAAGCTGTTGCGATCGCTGTTGATAGCAAAACCCAATACCCTGCCGCCTGTAATGCGATTGAAACTCTTTTAGTACATAGTGAGATCGCCCCTCAATATTTACCTTTAGCTTTAACTGCTTTTCAAGAACGTGGCGTGAAATTACTGGGATGCGATCGCACCCAAAAAATTATTGATATTCAACCTGCCACCGAGTCGGACTGGGCAACAGAATATTCCGACTTAATTTTATCGATCAAAATTGTTGATACATTAGAGGAAGCGATCACCCATATCACCACCTATGGCTCTAAGCATACAGAAGCGATCGTTACTGAAGATCAAGCGATCGCAGATATCTTCACCAATGATGTTGATGCAGCAGGTGTATTTCACAATTGCTCTACTAGATTTGCCGATGGCTTCCGCTATGGCTTTGGGGCAGAAGTCGGCATTAGTACCAATAAAATGCCTCCACGCGGTTCCGTAGGCTTAGAAGGACTCGTTACTTATAAATACCGTCTTGTCGGTAATGGGCATATTGTCGCCGACTATGCAGGAGATAATGCCAAGGCTTTTACCCATCGGGATTTATAAAAGCCATAGCTATAAAAATATGAAAATGGTAAAAATTGCTTCACAATTTTTACCATTTTTTACACTTTCGGCAAGATAAAAAAGGGAAAAGATTGATTAATTAATCTTTTCCCTTTTTTATTTAAAGCGAGTTTCATATAGACATTTACACTTTGTTTTGCATAGCGTAAATATCCATATAGGTTTGATTTAGAAGTTCAACTCAACAGCTTGAACTTTCTCGACTTGTTTCTTCTTCAGTACTAATAGAATTTGAGTGACGATTACTGCGGCGAAGAATGCCAGCAAGCCTTGAATTCGGCGAGGATCTTGAAGGACAATTTCTCCATCTCTCTGACCAAAACCACCAACATTAGGGTTTGTGGTTAGAGGTGAACCTGCTCTCACTTCACTACCAGGTTCGACAACTAGCTCAGCACCAGCAGGAACCTTTTCTACAGCAATGCTACCATCGCTAGTCTGGATAGAGATTTCATAACCACCGTAGATACCTTCATCTTCATTAGGAGTGATCGGGCTAACCTGAGTAACTAGACCAGATACAGAAGAAGTGTATTCATTATTATTGCTCTTTTCACCAGTGGGGTAAACTTGACCACGACCACGGTTACCGCCTGCATATACAGAATACTTCAAGAAGTGGATATTCTTGTCTGTTGCAGGATCAGGAGATAGAACTGGGAATACAATTTCAGAATACTCATCACCAGAGATAGGACCAACGAGAACGATATTTTCTTGATCGTCGCTGTAGGGTTGGTAGTAGATATCTTTAGTTTTTTCTTTTAGTTCTTCAGATAAGCGCTCTTCAGGAGCAATCTTGAAGCCTTCTGGCAATACTAAAACTGCACCAATATTCAAGCCTGTTTTGCTACCATCAGCAGCTACTTGCTGCTTGGAGTGGTCATAGGGAACCTTGACTACTGCTTCAAATACGGAATCTGGCTTAACAGATTGAGGTAATTCTAACTCAATCTCCTTTTTCGCTAAGTGGCAGTTTGCACAGACAATTTTACCAGTCGCTTCACGAGGGGTTTTGTAAGCTTGTTGGGCAAAGTAAGGATAAGCAAAGGCAGACTGGTTATTTAGTCCAAATAACAAAGCTAAGCTGGTGAGGACACAGAGGCTAACGCCGACAAGCAAGCGCTTCGCAAGGGATAAAGCTTTTTTCATGTATGAGTTCAAATTTGATTTAAAGACTACTTGTTAAGTTTTCTGGCAAACTACTAAGACCACCAAGGTGCTTCATTGGTGCGGAAGTCGGTTTCTGTCCAAGGACTAAATTGCACAATGTCATCCTCAACAGTGGCATGAGCGAGGGCAAGAGACAAGGGAGCAGGTCCACGAACAACTTTACCTTCGTTGTTGTACTGA includes:
- a CDS encoding glutamate-5-semialdehyde dehydrogenase → MNLAENLTENLVASIQRTRTAAIALAKLPTAAKNAALEMIAVALEQNSETILTANQKDVAAANAAQLPSALIARLKLDPSKLKSMVAGVRDVIRLADPIGDRQIHRELDAGLILERRSCPLGVIGVIFEARPDAVTQIAALGIKSGNGVILKGGSEAVNSCEALAAVMRKALEKLYATTEDATSQAVSPHVVQLLTTRDETLAILQMDKLIDLIIPRGSNQFVRYIQDNTNIPVLGHADGICHLYVDASADLNKAVAIAVDSKTQYPAACNAIETLLVHSEIAPQYLPLALTAFQERGVKLLGCDRTQKIIDIQPATESDWATEYSDLILSIKIVDTLEEAITHITTYGSKHTEAIVTEDQAIADIFTNDVDAAGVFHNCSTRFADGFRYGFGAEVGISTNKMPPRGSVGLEGLVTYKYRLVGNGHIVADYAGDNAKAFTHRDL
- a CDS encoding response regulator transcription factor; translation: MSKVLVVEDSKPQREMIANLLQNHQFEVVTANNGLEALSQAELIHPDVVILDVIMPTMNGYELCRKLRDNPETWDVNIIICSTKSTSADRHWGFRQGANAYISKPFSPEDLVDTVKEMLKSKKLS
- the tnpC gene encoding IS66 family transposase; the protein is MKESPPKQRISREEIRGIYQQGEEAVIALVEGLLHKIEQLEERLEVLENQAKKDSQNSSKPPSSDGFGKRTKSLRGKSERQSGGQIGHEGNTLEWREEIDETIVHRVDQCESCGASLVGTEILNWDLRQVHDLPPIVLKVTEHQAEVKCCNHCGLLNRGKFPADVSNVVQYGSGLKGLIVYLMEGQLLPTERVRELISEIFDCKLSEGTIYNAREYCYGQLETVEQYLKEGIQAAEVGHFDETGMRVKGKLMWLHVASTSGLTYYFMHTKRGQIAMDAMDILPNFDGISVHDGLSSYAQYDCKHALCNAHHLRELTFIVERYQQPWAELMLSLLVEIKDQIGVAKTDGLSALPSEKSADFERRYQELIDQGLKANPPPPIDPDIPPRKGRLKQSPAKNLLDRLQKNQSAVLAFMYDFRVPFDNNQAERDLRMMKLKQKVSGTFRSLEGAQMFCRIRGYISTLRKQGVNVLESLKQVFLGNHFFPNLQPE
- a CDS encoding response regulator, with translation MKIRVLLVDDHSFIRRALRIALGDESALEIVGEAENGQLAIAQIENLKPDVVLMDIQMPVMDGVEATRQIGDRFPETKILILTVDDTEEYISQALKYGASGYILKNTQPEELSFAIQAVYRGYMHLDLNLGRKVIARIPENVEVSTTDWVKLTPREQQIVKLIATGVNNEEIASQLYISTKTVKNHVTNILSQLNLRNRTQIAILVNSILNYS
- a CDS encoding apocytochrome f, which produces MKKALSLAKRLLVGVSLCVLTSLALLFGLNNQSAFAYPYFAQQAYKTPREATGKIVCANCHLAKKEIELELPQSVKPDSVFEAVVKVPYDHSKQQVAADGSKTGLNIGAVLVLPEGFKIAPEERLSEELKEKTKDIYYQPYSDDQENIVLVGPISGDEYSEIVFPVLSPDPATDKNIHFLKYSVYAGGNRGRGQVYPTGEKSNNNEYTSSVSGLVTQVSPITPNEDEGIYGGYEISIQTSDGSIAVEKVPAGAELVVEPGSEVRAGSPLTTNPNVGGFGQRDGEIVLQDPRRIQGLLAFFAAVIVTQILLVLKKKQVEKVQAVELNF